The following nucleotide sequence is from Euleptes europaea isolate rEulEur1 chromosome 3, rEulEur1.hap1, whole genome shotgun sequence.
TGCCAGGGCTACCAAAGTGATGGCCAAAATTCACAAGAGGAAAAGGATCACACAAGATTAGGAAGCCCTAAAGGACATGGATAACTTGCTGTGCTGCTTTTAGAGAGgctgggggagaagaggaggagaataTAGTTCTTCCATCTCCTAGTGCAGAGGCAGAAGCAAGGTAGATACAAGGAGCagaggggtgggagggaggatgcTACCCCCTAAAATACCGCCTCATGGATGAATTGGCCTGGACCACTGTGCTTGAAGGATAACCTTCTCTCTTGGGTACTTCCTTTGAGACCTGCTTTGGAGGCCCTCTCTGGGTCTTCAGCCATCTGAGATCAAGCTAGCAGCAACCAATAAAAGGACTTCCTCAGAGGTAGTGCCATTTATTTTTCCCACCTTGAACAGCAATTCCTAAAAGGCAGTTTCACTACTGTTGGGTTGGAGAATACCTGGCTATGGAATAAGAGGCTCCAAAATGGGCCCTTGCCTGGAATGTTTTGCACTAGGATCTTAGTAGCTGAGTTCAGTAACTGCTGTTTGGGCCACTTCATAGGTTAAGTTTTCAATATGGGCTTATATTGTATGCACACAAAAATGGTATGTGTATTGATACATGTAATACAGAGTATGTGCAAAGTTGTAAATGCAGGGTGGGTACAGGGTAGTTTTCGAATAGTCATAGCTCCTTCTGGTGTGTTTCTGTACCAAATGTTCTATAGATTCTAAGTGATGCAGCTATTAAGTAACTGCCTCACTTCCATGGTAGTGCAGTTTCTGAACAAATCAGGACTTCTTGTGATTTTGCAGAGAGAGATTTCTGTGGGGAGTAAGGTAAAACAGTTTCCATGCCACCAGGAAGCAGACTGCAGAGGATGGAGGTAAGTCTGCCATCTTGAGGGAGAACAGGCTATGCCGCTGTAGCAAGATTGAAGGGAAGCATATTTCAATACAATGTGCCGCTCTGCAGGATTGCTCGGGGTTCTACCTTTCATGCTTCATACCGTATCGCTCCAAGTAGTTTAAGGACACTTCAGCTTTTTAAAGACATcgtctgttttctattttctttccGGGGCAGTGAGAGGCTGTTCGTGGAAATGGCAAACTGCCTGGTGACCGATGGCTGGAAGGATTTGGGCTATGTGTATGTGAACATAGATGACTGCTGGATGGCAAAGGAGCGGGATGCCAAAGGACAACTGGTTCCGGATCCTGAGAGGTTCCCTAGTGGGATCAAAGCCTTAGCGGATTATGTGAGTGAACTCTTCTGGTGTAGAAACAAGATCCATCTGTGACTTTTTTAAAGCCTCTGTTGAGGCAAGATCTGTGAGGACTAAGCAGTGTGAATGTTGGGCTCCTAAATCATGACTCCTTAAAGGATTAAGGGCTGTAATGTACTTAATTCAGAGGCTGAGCCAGCAGGTCGTTTGTGGAAAATGTAATCAAATTCACAAAGTGCTTTCATTTGCTTTGTCTCAGTGTCCTCTACTACTGGGACTGGAGGCAACAATATCCTCTTAGCACAGGAAGAAAAGACAGACATTGCAGGAGCAATTGGGAGGATGGTTGGAGCTAGGGTGGACTCTTGGGGAATGGAAAAACATCCTCCACAAAGACAGCAGGCCCTACGGCCAGGTTGGGGTTATAGAGGGAAAGAAAACCTCTCATACCTATGTGCTGTCTTCCTGGAAATCATGGCAAGGGTGTTGGAAAGAGTAAACCAAACTTCAGTTGTGTGTTCTACAGTAGCCAAAGTTAAATATGATTTatgtgaggagaagaagagttggtttttatatgccgactttccctacctcttaaggaagaatcaaaccagcttacaatcactttcccttccccacaactgacactctgtgaggtaggtggggctgaaacagtgtgattagcccaaggtcacccagctggcttcatgtgtaggagtggggaaacatatccagtttaccagattaccctctgctgctcatgtggaggagtggggaatcaaacccggttctccagatcagagtccaccgctccaaaccaccactcttaaccactgcaccatcctggctctcacaTATGCTTGTGAGGGCAGATGAATTTTGTAAGATGAAGCAATTTGAGGTGCTTGACCTGGGTGAGAGAGACAAAGTTTGGTGTGACAAAGAGCATAACTTCTGTATTTGTCCCACGCAACTAATCTTCAGAAATCATTGTTGATATAGTATTGAAaaggttgttaaaaaaaaaaaggtaaaggtcccctgtgcaggcaccgggtcattcctgactcatggggtgacatcacaacccaacatttactaggcagactttgtttacggggtggtttgcccgtgccttccccagtcatcttccctttacccccagcaagctgggtactcattttactgacctcagaaggatggaaggctgagtcaacctcaagccggctacctgaaaccaacgtccgtcgtgatcgaactcaggtcatgagcagagcttttgactgcagtactgcagcttaccactctcccCACGGGGCTCTTTTGAAAAGGTTGTACTAGCCTGGATTTAACTCAACAAGATCTTTAAGGTCTGGCTACTAGAAAGGAGAAAGAACCCCACTGAGACCCCCATTCATACAGAGCTTTTATCTTTACACATGAGCACGTGTCCATGGATGCTCACTCATGAAGGAGAAGCATAATGTGAAATTGTCAGCAAACCAGTACAATCAACAGAAATGCCAGTGACTGGAAAAGTACTACTACTATCACAGAGTTTGCTGCCAATCGTATCTGTGTCCCTGGTTCATAATTGTATTTCCCCACATAATTCTGGTAGCACACATCTTGGCTGCTTGTGTGTGAACTTTCTCTTGGAAAACATTAATTGTGTGTGTCCCTTGAAGTATAAACCTGTGATGTGAACAAAGAGGCTTTCCTTTCCAGAAACAGACAAAGGTGCTCGGTCTTTAATCTCAAGGATGGCAAAGCATTGCCACGTGTTGCTTAGTTACAGAGAAATTTGCAAAGGGAAGTTCAATATCTGAGAAGTCACAATTTATTTTGGCAGGTGCACTCACTGGGGCTGAAGCTCGGCATTTATGGTGACCTTGGTACCCACACCTGTGGTGGGTACCCTGGCACCACGTTGGATCGGATTGAACAGGATGCTTTGACATTTGCAgaatggggagtggacatgctgaAGCTAGATGGCTGCTACTCATCAGCAACCGACCAGGCTAAGGGTAAGAGCCAAGGCTTGCCCCGTTTATCCCTGTCTCTCACACTCTTCCATCCTGTGCTTTCAGAGTGGCCAACAGAAACAGAAAATGTCACTTAAAATCTGAACATCCAGTATTCAATTGATTGCCACTATTGGCTATTATTTTCTACTGATGCAGAGTGCTTTCTCTTGGCTGAAATCCTTTGCATTGGAAAATACAGTGGAAACCGGATCAGCTTTATATCCAAAGTAACTGTGGTGGTTGTATTAGGACTTTCTCTCTTTGGTGCCACTCAACCAATTAGAGTCTTTAGAATTGGTTGCTGGGAACCCCCAGCTCAATCAATGCATTGTCGGGCTAGTGGTCTGAGGCGAGATGCAAGCTATGTGGATGGTGGCAGCTCTGCTAGCTCCCAGCTTTCGAAAGAGAGGGAAGTTTATTCTCTCCCCGTCCCCTGAGATCCCTGCCTCCATTCCTAGAAAACTGAGAAGGCTTTATTTTCATGTTAGCCAGATGACATGAGAAAGGGACTCTATCACTGTCCTTAGAAAGAGCTTGCAGGCCTCAGCAGTTACTGGACCCCAATTTGAGAAGCATTGCAGGTGGTGCCTCTAGATTGTCAAACATTGGGCGGGCAGGTCTAGCTATGATGTGAAAATGAAGCTGTTCCATAAACAGTTAGGGAGCTgtggtctgtggggggggggggggaagagaactgTTATGAGATATGtccctttttaaaatgccagatGTCCAGCAAAATGTTTTACACAGGCACATGCTATTTTTGTTAGGGGGAAAGTCCTCGTGATTTGGGTTGTTTCCAGCCTTGGATTGGAGAAGTGCCCATGGGGTGAAAAATGCCTTTGTTCTTCTCACCATCAGCCCATCCTCCATAGTCTATAAATATCCCATAGCAATTGACCTTTACAGTTCTTTTGATGCTTTATCACTCTTTGTCCATAAAAGGTTATCCTCGAATGACCAGGGCTCTGAATGCAACAGGCCGCCTTATTGCCTATTCCTGTAGTTGGCCAGCATATCGAGGGGGGCTTCCACCACAGGTGAGGCGTCACTGAGAAGGCATTGGGGACATATTTTCTTTCCCTCGGTTTAAACCGTGCTGCAGTACCTACCTCTTGAACCGTGTTCAGAATTCTGAGCTGAAGCTTCTCACCTTCCATTTTGATGACGGGGCTGAGGGTGAGGAGAAACATGGCAAGCATATCCTTTTATCTTGCAAGCAGCAAATGTTCCTCTCTGCTCTTGTATTGGCCTTCGGAAACCCTCAGAAGGCAGTGAGAATTCTCACTGCTTCTGAATGTCTCAGAAGCTCAGTATCATGTCAGGGACAAGGCCTCACCTTTCCTGTTGAGGAAGGGGCTGAGTTGGTGATAGTAAACTTCTTGATGGGAGTCATCAGAAGGGAACACCAAAAACAGAGAAGGGAGGCAAATTTTGGTACCGCTCTTTCCACAGCATTACTCTGGCTGAGTGTGTTTTTCCAACTAATCACATTTGTCCTCTGTCTACTAACCACAATGGGTTAGTCCCTACAATTTCTCTTCTAGTATCTTTTttctgaggctatcgtactttggtcacattataagaagacaggagtcactgaaaaagacaataatgctaggaaaagctgaaggcagcaggaaaagaggacgacccaacataagatgcattgactcaataaagaaagccatggccctcagtttgcaagacgtgagcaaggctgttaatgataggacgctttggaggtcattaattcatagggtcccataaatcagaagcaacttgacagcacttaacacacacacacattttttctgATTGATATAGCTTTTCTTGAAGCCTTGGGCTTAACCCCTTAGTTTTCCTCCCCTACTAAAATGAAATCTAAGTATGTGTGAACACATATTCTTCCCCTGTTTCTCCCTGCCTCCACTTCCCTAGATAATCTTCTTTGTCTTGGAATTTTGGAATGCAAGTTCTTCAGGGCAGGGACTGGTCATCTTGTACTGTACTCTGTGCCATgcacatttttaaacaatatacTCTAGAGGAGGAACCTATTAATTAtgaccccttttttgggaaaGCATCCCAGGGGTATCTAGTTGGACACAGAGTGCTAGAACCATTGATCCACTGGCCTGATGCAGCAGTCCATTTCTTTTCCATAGGACAGGAACAGGGTGCCGGTCTGTTTAGAGTCCTAGCTTGACTCAAACCACTTGTTTGTAAGTATCAGTTCAGGGTACATGTCACTTGAAGAAATGTTTCCCCATACTCCATGTAATACTTATGTCTTGCACAATCCCACATTTTCTAGTAATTTAGCATAATCTCTTAAATTGCTGTTCTGACTTTCACTCTTTGCCTTGATGGCACTCTTTGATCACCTTTCAAGTTGGATAGCCAAATACATTTTAActaaaaattaaaacttttggTGGGCATTGCCCTTGAATTGTCATTCACTTACTCGACTCCTGACAAGCACagtattgtggggtttttttctctccAACTATATCTTGTTTCACATGATCTTAATAAGGCAAACAGTCCATCTCTGGAACATACTCTCTTTCACACCCTTTTCCAGGTAAACTACACCCTCCTGACCAATATCTGTAATCTCTGGCGAAACTATGGTGACATTCAAGACTCTTGGGACAGTGTCCTCTCCATCGTGGATTGGTTTTCAAAGCATCAGGATGTGCTCCAGCCACAGGCTGGCCCCGGCCACTGGAACGATCCAGACATGGTAATGTTCAGCCAAGGAtgttgaaatgaaatgaaaactagGACAATAGAGAAAGATTCAAAGATAGAAAATGCAATTACATAGAATTCTTGGCAGGGTTTGTTCTCAGCATCTTACATTACCAGGGTGCAAGACTAAGTGAAATTATCTTTCTGGCCTAATCTTCATGGGCATGGTTAAAAGAAAATGCTGCTGTGCCAGctttctgaagctaagcaggtctggttctggtcagttcttggatgggagaattCTTGAGAATCCCAGATACAATACCCTGACTTCTGTAATGGAAGAAATGTGTGGTATAAATgtaatgcggggtcatctgctgaagcaagagggtgagagattcaaaactgataaaaggaagtatttcatcacacaatgcatagttaaattgtggaactccctgccccaggatgtggtgatggctgccaacttggaaggctttaagagggaagtggtcttgttcgtggaggatagggttatccatggctactattcaaaatggatactagtcatgatgcatacctattatctccagtatcagaggagcatgcctattatattaggtgctgtggaacacaggcatgatgctgctgcagacgtcttgtggtctagtggttaagagcatggtttggagcggtggagtctgatctggagaatggggtttgattccccactcctccacatgagcggcagaggctaatctggtgaactggatttgtttcccctctcctacacacgaagccagctgggtgacctggggcaagttacagctctctcagccccacctacctcacagggtgtctgttgggaggggaagggaaggtgattgtaagccggtttgagtctcccttaagtggtagagaaagtcggcatataaaaaccaactcttcttgtttgtggccttcctagaggcacctggttggccactgtgtgaacagactgctggacttgatgggccttggtctgatccagcatggccttttcttatgttcttaaaagcatAAATAAATTACTATGTAGAAAACTCGGGAGTTCTTAAAAAGCCCATCTTTCTAGCCAGGATTGTATAGCTTGTATTTAAAAAGAAACCGTGTGTGCCATCAAAACACTGCACTGCTGCACCACCTGTATGCAGATTTGCATATTGTGCTTAGAGAAGGGATAGGATAGTGGCTAAAAGAACAAGCTGTGATCCAGGAGGTCCTTTGTTCAGATCTTGCCTCTGGTCCAAGGTGGCCTTGAGCAAGCATTtgtctctcacccccacctcagTAAATGGGGATAAAAAGGCTGGCCTTCATAGAGTTGTTGTAAAGATTACAAGATGTTTGTGAaacactatataaatgctaaatatctATTCAACTGTTTATATGGAGGGACAAAGAGCTGTGTAGGGCACAGAcgatgcctcccccccacccagtgaaATACAGCTCATTCCCTCAAACATAACCTTTTCTATCTTCTGAGACTTCACCAGGCTTGAGAATGTACAGGCAGAGGATACCTGTCTTTGGAGAgtttaaggactagaaacttgcgtTTTTCATGAAAAAGAAAAGTTGAGATACTTGGGTGAATTCTGCACCTAACACTACTGTCTGTGCTGGCAAGCTGTAATCTAGGAATACACCCAGACCTAACAATACATCTTGGCTCTAGATAATCCAACCACAGGGGCAGTCATCAAGTTTCCATGTGATGAACCCAGAGGTGGCTCCAAACTCAGTCGTTTTTGGTGACAtttatcttgttttgtttttttgcttcctACCTGTTTCCTGTAGCTAATCATTGGAAACTTTGGTCTCAGTGAGGAACAGTCCCGGTCCCAGATGGCCTTATGGACTATCCTTGCTGCCCCTCTGTTCCTATCCACAGACCTCCGCTCAATTTCTCAAAGTTCCCGGGAGATTCTGCAGAACAAACTGATGATCAAAATCAACCAGGATCCCCTGGGAATCCAAGGACGCAGAATCCTTCAGGTGAGAAAAGCAGAGGCCTGGGTCCTGTGACTGGCTGAGCAAGCCATATGCCTCCATGGGTCCAGCATTTGTACTCTTTCCTTGATATTCTCTAACCTGGGAGCTTTCCCAGAGGCCTCAGACAAGCAACGGGTATATTTGGAAGTTGCAGCTTTTTTGTTAGTGacacatagggggttaccgcacttgtattcccagcgatgtattaagagtttgaaaacgttataaaaaataccgttcgcactttgtttggcccctttagatgtgaagacgtcttccaaccatttataagtcgtggtatccaaaaaacctggGGGTTACCgtgctttgtattcccagcgatgttttttataacattttcaaactcttaatacatcgctttaaaagggtttttggataccacggcttataaatggttggaagacgtcttcacagctaaaggggccaaacaaagtgtgaacagtatttgttataacgttttcaaactcttaatacatcgctgggaatacaagtgcggtaacagccatactCTTCCATTTACTTTCCTAGGAGAAATCTCGGATAGAAGTGTTCCTGAGGCCACTCTCCCACTCAGCCAGCGCTCTGGTGTTCTTCAGCCGGAGGACGGACATGCCATATCACTACACCACCTCCCTCGCCCACCTCAATTACACACATAATGCCATCTATGAGGTAAGTAAAGAACCCTCAGCATCTCATAGCAGTTTCCAGCTTAGCACGCTAGCTGTCGGGGTGGCCACCCACTGTGGAACGAGGCCTCCAAGGACACATGCTGTGTATACTGGACATATAATCTCTAAAGAGGGCATGCAGTGCTGCATTCTCAACATTATTCTTGGGGGGAAATCTCATTCACTGCCTTCCCGCATGGATCCCACCTGCTGCTTCTAGAATTTGTGCCTCTTTTACCTGGCTTGCCACGGGCCCAGTGCCCACAACTGAGCAGCATTGTGGTAGGTACCTTAAATGAAGCCATGTTTGGGGCTCTCTCATACCGAAGGCTCCACTATGCAGTGTTGAAAGTGAGCCTAAAATGCAAGGCTAAAATTGAGTCCACATATCCAAATTCATTCCTTTTACTTCCAGTAGTGGGAACAAGGCAGAAAATGGGTGTTACCTTGCTGACTAAAGTTTACAAGGAAGGTCTTTGTTATTTTGAATGCTTCTTGAAGGGAACTGAATGTGAGCACGTTGTTCATTTTGGCCTGGGTAGCAGGAGGGCCCTTGGAGTCGCACAAGCCTTTTGTGAATGGCACGGTAGTTTCCATTGAAAATCTGGTTGTCTCATAAGATGGCATCCTATTACAGTTATTTCCTATCATGATCCTCTCACTGAAGTTTGGAGTCCACTGGGGCTAATACTACTTTGTTTTTTGGCAGGTGCAAGATGTCTATACTGGTGACATAATCAGTGGGTTGAAGATTGCTGACAACTTCACGGTGGTCATTAACCCCTCTGGGGTAGTAATGTGGTACCTCTACCCAATAATGTACCTAGACCAGCCTTTCAGCTCTGTAAACCAGCTTTATAAATCTAAAACCAAGAAGTTCCATCCTTTCCCACTGTGATAACAAGAGCCAAATGAATCATGGGTTGGTATGGTATCTTAGAAAACCTGGTGTAGCTAATAGTACCCCAAACTGAAGATAATCAAATTGTGCAAGTTGGTAATTTATGCATCGCTTCTGGATACTAATGGAGGCAGTATACATCTACCTCAATGGGCTAAGGGAAAAGCAGTTACTGGGAGAATTGCAGCCTTAATGATTGccttatgttttaaaataatcatGTGTATATTAAAATACTCATAGTGTAGTCTAGATAGCCTAAAACAGTAGAAGGAAATTTTAAACTATTCTTACAGTTCTCAAACAGTAGAAGGAAATTTTAAACTATTCTTACAGTTCTCAATCAACTGCTACTATAGATGTTTTATATCCAGCGGAGAATGATCTTCGGAGAGCTGCAGTATTCTACTCTGCCTAATACTAAGCCTACATGCAAATCTTTTTCAAATGTGCAATAGTAGTGGAAAAACGAACTTGTAACATGCGAGCATGTTAGGTTTCTGGAAGAGAAGCTACACAATATGCAGTCTTCCACCTCTATTCTACAATACTATTTGTGAGAGGTTGAATTGCCTTTCCAAGTGCATGGGTTGtatcagaccaaaggtcctttGTAAGACCAACGGTCCACTCATGGCCTAGCAGTTGCTTCTATCATATTCCACTTGTAAGGTTCCCCATTCTCCGTTTTGTCCCCAGGAAAAGGTATCTAAGGAGACGACAATCCATGTTCAGAAGTTGCATCAAGTACTGGTATACTGGCACAAGCATGACTTGTACTACTCGTGAGTACTCACATTAAAACTGTGACTGGCTGTAGTTC
It contains:
- the NAGA gene encoding alpha-N-acetylgalactosaminidase; the protein is MKLVATVFILALASFCQALENGLMRTPPMGWLAWERFRCNIDCKNDPQNCISERLFVEMANCLVTDGWKDLGYVYVNIDDCWMAKERDAKGQLVPDPERFPSGIKALADYVHSLGLKLGIYGDLGTHTCGGYPGTTLDRIEQDALTFAEWGVDMLKLDGCYSSATDQAKGYPRMTRALNATGRLIAYSCSWPAYRGGLPPQVNYTLLTNICNLWRNYGDIQDSWDSVLSIVDWFSKHQDVLQPQAGPGHWNDPDMLIIGNFGLSEEQSRSQMALWTILAAPLFLSTDLRSISQSSREILQNKLMIKINQDPLGIQGRRILQEKSRIEVFLRPLSHSASALVFFSRRTDMPYHYTTSLAHLNYTHNAIYEVQDVYTGDIISGLKIADNFTVVINPSGVVMWYLYPIMYLDQPFSSVNQLYKSKTKKFHPFPL